In the Streptomyces fradiae ATCC 10745 = DSM 40063 genome, one interval contains:
- a CDS encoding carboxylate--amine ligase — protein sequence MPLFDTRVAAVLLRLDRNPFHHGTLGAARSLGRAGVPVHVVAGAPGEPVTRSRYVRECHPRPAGDGLAGVRHALARVCGALGGAPAVLLPLDDATALALDELRREPDGPTGRFLLPDQPPGLAARVADKAGLAATCRRLGVPHPRTLVPADADEAAAMAASLGLPVVAKWSRPWLLPPGAGLRSTVLARSTRQVRDLHARVAQAGSPLLLQRYLPASRDGDWFFHAYCDRAGACGVAATGRKVRSWPDGAGLTAVGAWAPNPAVERLARDLLAALGYRGVADLDFRRDPETGTYHLLDFNPRPGAQFRLFSDPWGLDVVRALHLDLTGRPVPDLVRSYGRRFAVENYAALSVLASPRRRTGPHGASGGLETAWYAADDPAPALAMAGAWAAHLARRAWAVPRRAGRAGRVGADAAAPIPVQPPARTAGPSAPRCPPLASPADPSAPAAPADPAGSSGPSAPVSPSVPASPSAPVSPSAPASPSAPSPRR from the coding sequence GTGCCGCTCTTCGACACCCGGGTCGCCGCCGTGCTGCTGCGCCTGGACCGGAACCCGTTCCACCACGGCACGCTCGGCGCCGCCCGGTCCCTCGGCCGCGCCGGCGTGCCCGTCCACGTCGTGGCGGGGGCTCCCGGCGAGCCGGTGACGCGGTCGCGGTACGTGCGGGAGTGCCACCCCCGTCCGGCCGGCGACGGCCTCGCCGGCGTCCGCCACGCGCTCGCCCGGGTCTGCGGAGCCCTCGGCGGCGCGCCCGCCGTCCTGCTGCCCCTGGACGACGCCACCGCCCTCGCCCTGGACGAGCTGCGCCGGGAACCGGACGGCCCCACCGGCCGCTTCCTCCTGCCCGACCAGCCGCCGGGGCTCGCCGCGCGCGTCGCCGACAAGGCCGGGCTCGCCGCGACCTGCCGCCGCCTGGGCGTCCCGCACCCGCGCACCCTGGTGCCCGCCGACGCCGACGAGGCCGCCGCCATGGCCGCCTCCCTGGGGCTGCCCGTGGTCGCCAAGTGGAGCCGTCCCTGGCTGCTGCCGCCGGGCGCGGGGCTGCGCAGCACCGTCCTGGCCCGCTCCACGCGCCAGGTACGGGACCTCCACGCGCGCGTGGCGCAGGCCGGCAGCCCGCTGCTGCTCCAGCGGTACCTGCCGGCCAGCCGGGACGGCGACTGGTTCTTCCACGCGTACTGCGACCGCGCCGGGGCGTGCGGGGTGGCCGCGACCGGGCGGAAGGTCCGCTCCTGGCCCGACGGCGCGGGACTGACCGCCGTGGGCGCCTGGGCGCCGAACCCGGCCGTCGAGCGCCTGGCCCGCGACCTGCTCGCCGCGCTGGGCTACCGGGGCGTCGCCGACCTGGACTTCCGCCGCGACCCGGAGACCGGCACGTACCACCTGCTGGACTTCAACCCCCGGCCCGGCGCCCAGTTCCGGCTGTTCTCCGACCCCTGGGGCCTCGACGTGGTGCGCGCCCTGCACCTCGACCTGACGGGCCGGCCGGTCCCGGACCTCGTCCGGTCGTACGGACGCCGGTTCGCCGTCGAGAACTACGCCGCGCTCTCCGTGCTGGCCTCGCCCCGGCGCCGTACGGGCCCTCACGGGGCGTCAGGCGGCCTGGAGACGGCCTGGTACGCGGCGGACGACCCGGCGCCCGCGCTCGCCATGGCGGGCGCCTGGGCGGCCCATCTGGCCCGCCGCGCCTGGGCGGTCCCGCGCCGGGCCGGGCGGGCGGGACGGGTCGGGGCGGATGCCGCCGCCCCCATCCCCGTCCAGCCGCCGGCCCGTACGGCGGGCCCCTCCGCCCCACGGTGCCCGCCCCTTGCGAGCCCCGCAGACCCGTCCGCCCCGGCAGCCCCCGCAGACCCCGCCGGCTCCAGCGGCCCCTCTGCCCCCGTGAGTCCCTCCGTCCCCGCGAGCCCCTCTGCCCCCGTGAGTCCCTCCGCCCCGGCGAGTCCCTCCGCCCCTTCCCCCCGACGATGA
- a CDS encoding FAD-dependent oxidoreductase — protein MHDDDLVIVGAGPYGLSVAAHAAARGLSVRVHGQLMRSWRDMPAGMLLKSEPWASDLSDPAGAYRLAAYAATRGMRAEHGVPLPVGFFTAYGEWFARNAVPAVDPRTVVRVRPRPEGGFTVTTEDGEETGARTVALALGVAPFADVPAALRPLVPHLACHSSGHTDLTAFAGRDVTVLGGGQAALETAVLLTEFGARARVVARTRRLVWNTVPPPLRRSALEALRAPHTGLGCGWRNLLYARTPGVFRRLPDATREQLFGTALGPAGAWWLRRRFEAVADVRLGRAVVAASPAGRRGERVRLFLADGEGTGAPTAEVVTDHVIAATGFVPRLDRVDVLPEEVRAALRTVGGSGAPEVSGSFESSHPGLFVAGLLTAPSYGPAMRFVYGAAYTAERLVRGVERRLGAARRGATVPGARARTAPDAAVTGVTGRSGRGTGAGARARG, from the coding sequence ATGCACGACGACGATCTGGTGATCGTGGGCGCCGGCCCCTACGGCCTGTCCGTGGCCGCCCACGCGGCGGCGCGCGGCCTGTCCGTGCGCGTCCACGGACAGCTGATGCGCTCCTGGCGCGACATGCCGGCCGGCATGCTGCTGAAGTCCGAGCCGTGGGCCTCCGACCTGTCGGATCCGGCCGGCGCGTACCGCCTCGCCGCGTACGCCGCCACGCGCGGGATGCGGGCCGAGCACGGGGTGCCGCTGCCGGTCGGGTTCTTCACCGCGTACGGCGAGTGGTTCGCCCGGAACGCCGTGCCCGCCGTGGACCCGCGCACCGTCGTGCGCGTCCGCCCCCGCCCCGAGGGCGGGTTCACCGTCACGACCGAGGACGGCGAGGAGACCGGAGCCAGGACGGTGGCGCTGGCGCTGGGCGTCGCGCCGTTCGCCGACGTACCGGCCGCGCTGCGCCCGCTCGTGCCGCACCTGGCCTGCCACAGCAGCGGCCACACCGACCTGACCGCCTTCGCGGGCCGCGACGTGACCGTCCTGGGCGGCGGCCAGGCGGCGCTGGAGACGGCGGTGCTCCTCACCGAGTTCGGCGCCCGCGCGCGCGTGGTGGCCCGTACCCGACGCCTGGTGTGGAACACCGTCCCGCCGCCGCTGCGCCGGAGCGCCCTGGAGGCCCTGCGCGCCCCGCACACGGGTCTGGGCTGCGGCTGGCGGAACCTGCTCTACGCGCGCACGCCCGGGGTGTTCCGGCGCCTGCCCGACGCCACCCGCGAGCAGCTGTTCGGCACGGCCCTCGGCCCGGCCGGCGCATGGTGGCTGCGGCGCCGCTTCGAGGCCGTCGCCGACGTGCGGCTCGGCCGCGCCGTCGTGGCGGCCTCGCCCGCCGGGCGGCGCGGGGAGCGGGTACGGCTGTTCCTCGCCGACGGCGAGGGCACCGGCGCCCCGACGGCGGAGGTGGTCACCGACCACGTCATCGCGGCGACCGGCTTCGTGCCCCGCCTCGACCGGGTGGACGTGCTCCCCGAGGAGGTGCGCGCCGCGCTGCGCACGGTCGGCGGGAGCGGCGCCCCGGAGGTGAGCGGCTCCTTCGAGTCGTCCCACCCCGGCCTGTTCGTGGCGGGGCTCCTGACGGCCCCCTCGTACGGCCCGGCGATGCGCTTCGTGTACGGCGCCGCCTACACCGCCGAGCGGCTCGTACGGGGCGTGGAGCGGCGGCTGGGGGCGGCGCGGCGCGGGGCGACGGTGCCGGGGGCGCGCGCCCGCACCGCCCCGGACGCGGCCGTGACCGGCGTGACGGGCCGGTCTGGCCGCGGCACGGGCGCGGGGGCACGCGCGAGGGGCTGA
- a CDS encoding chaplin, which yields MKCKKALVAVAGVFLAVGAAAPAMADAGANGAAVGSPGVLSGNVVQVPVHIPVNVCGNSINVIGLLNPAFGNVCIND from the coding sequence ATGAAGTGCAAGAAGGCCCTCGTGGCCGTCGCCGGTGTGTTCCTGGCCGTGGGTGCGGCCGCTCCGGCGATGGCCGACGCCGGCGCCAACGGTGCGGCTGTGGGTTCTCCGGGCGTCCTGTCCGGCAACGTCGTCCAGGTGCCGGTCCACATCCCGGTGAACGTGTGCGGCAACAGCATCAACGTCATCGGTCTGCTGAACCCGGCGTTCGGCAACGTCTGCATCAACGACTGA